In a single window of the Caproicibacterium sp. BJN0003 genome:
- a CDS encoding dipeptide epimerase codes for MKITEVKLGILSVPLRVPFKTALRSVNSVEDVIMEIHTDTGAVGYGEAPPTGVITGDTTGAIIGAMKDHIIKTLMGRDIDNLEDNLKALNGCIVKNTGAKAAADMALWDLYGQLYKIPVYKLLGGSRNKLITDITISVNDPEEMARDAINAIERGYDTLKIKVGSNPSLDVERLMAVRKAVGNKTCIRIDANQAWSPKQAVRILNEMQDKGLDIEFVEQPVKALDFEGLKYVTDRSYVPVLADESVFSPADALKIMQMGAADLVNIKLMKCGGIYNALKIVSAAEVYGVECMIGCMLEAKISVNAAIHLACAKKIITKIDLDGPVLCSEDPIIGGAVFDEKEITVSNEPGLGIKGIHGLRYLNERTN; via the coding sequence TAGAAGACGTCATTATGGAGATTCACACCGATACCGGTGCTGTAGGATATGGCGAAGCACCACCGACAGGCGTCATCACGGGCGACACGACCGGAGCAATCATTGGGGCTATGAAAGATCACATCATTAAAACGCTGATGGGCCGTGATATTGACAATCTGGAGGATAACTTAAAGGCACTAAACGGCTGCATTGTAAAAAACACCGGTGCAAAAGCCGCCGCCGATATGGCACTGTGGGACCTTTACGGGCAGCTTTACAAGATTCCCGTTTATAAGCTTCTGGGCGGCAGCCGGAACAAGCTCATAACCGATATTACTATCAGCGTAAACGATCCGGAAGAAATGGCAAGAGATGCGATAAATGCCATTGAGCGCGGCTACGATACCTTAAAAATCAAAGTAGGCTCCAATCCTTCTCTCGATGTGGAGCGTCTAATGGCTGTCCGAAAAGCGGTTGGAAATAAAACCTGCATTCGTATCGATGCAAATCAGGCATGGAGTCCAAAACAGGCTGTACGGATTTTAAATGAAATGCAGGATAAAGGGTTGGATATCGAATTTGTAGAACAGCCGGTGAAAGCACTTGATTTTGAAGGTCTTAAATATGTGACAGACCGTTCCTATGTACCGGTTTTGGCAGATGAAAGCGTCTTTTCTCCCGCAGATGCGCTTAAGATCATGCAGATGGGAGCTGCCGATCTTGTCAATATTAAACTGATGAAATGCGGCGGCATCTATAACGCGCTAAAAATTGTTTCGGCAGCCGAAGTATATGGCGTAGAGTGCATGATCGGCTGCATGCTGGAAGCAAAGATCAGTGTAAACGCCGCGATTCATCTTGCCTGTGCAAAGAAAATTATCACTAAGATTGACCTCGACGGTCCTGTTCTCTGCAGCGAAGATCCTATTATTGGCGGCGCTGTATTTGATGAAAAAGAAATCACTGTCTCTAATGAGCCGGGACTGGGAATCAAAGGAATTCACGGTCTGCGCTATCTTAATGAAAGAACCAATTGA
- a CDS encoding DUF819 family protein, producing MITDGFTYIAFLMFIAGALLAAEKYGKWKVFNYVPPLVWIYVLNMVFCTMGLYKSDACTATYSALKNNLLYAMIFVMLLRCDFRKLAKLGGRMVAIFFGCSITLFVGFVVGYPIFKGTLGSDTWGAVASLYASWVGGSANMAAMQAALPVDAGAYSCALALDTVCYSVWIALLLLAVRYASKWNNTVKADTSKLQAVADAANAEVAKGKKSANANDWIFLIGLSLMVSALSQVVGTSLNGALKSVGLGMFDKGTLTTVFVTILGLICALTPLGKLPAVEELSNVYLYAVVSLLASTASVVDLLSAPMWVVYGVFILVVHVVLMFLLSKAFHWDLCMVSTASLANIGGAASAPIVASAYNPSYAGIGVLMGVLGAAVGNFCGLGAGAVLHLMA from the coding sequence ATGATTACAGACGGCTTTACTTACATAGCATTTTTAATGTTTATTGCTGGTGCTTTATTGGCTGCGGAAAAATACGGCAAATGGAAAGTCTTTAATTACGTCCCGCCGCTTGTTTGGATTTACGTGCTCAACATGGTATTCTGCACCATGGGACTTTATAAATCCGATGCTTGTACCGCAACCTATTCGGCTTTAAAGAACAATTTGCTGTATGCTATGATTTTCGTCATGCTGCTGCGCTGTGACTTCCGTAAGCTTGCAAAACTCGGTGGTCGCATGGTGGCCATATTCTTTGGCTGCTCCATAACTTTGTTCGTCGGCTTTGTTGTCGGCTACCCAATCTTTAAAGGCACACTTGGCAGTGACACATGGGGTGCTGTTGCGTCACTGTATGCTTCCTGGGTTGGCGGTTCTGCAAACATGGCGGCTATGCAGGCCGCTTTGCCGGTAGATGCAGGTGCTTACAGCTGTGCTCTGGCTCTGGATACGGTCTGCTATTCCGTATGGATTGCACTTCTTTTGCTGGCCGTTCGTTATGCAAGTAAGTGGAACAATACAGTTAAAGCAGATACTTCCAAACTTCAGGCTGTTGCTGATGCCGCTAATGCTGAAGTTGCAAAAGGCAAAAAAAGTGCTAATGCCAATGATTGGATCTTCCTAATCGGCTTATCTCTAATGGTCTCCGCACTCTCTCAGGTAGTCGGTACCTCACTGAATGGCGCTCTAAAATCCGTAGGGTTGGGGATGTTCGACAAAGGTACCCTGACAACTGTATTCGTCACAATTTTGGGCCTTATTTGTGCCCTCACCCCACTTGGCAAGCTGCCAGCTGTGGAAGAACTCTCGAATGTTTATCTGTATGCAGTTGTTTCCCTTCTAGCTTCTACTGCTTCAGTTGTAGATCTGCTTTCCGCTCCAATGTGGGTCGTCTATGGCGTTTTCATTCTGGTTGTGCATGTGGTTCTCATGTTCCTGCTTTCCAAAGCATTTCATTGGGACCTGTGCATGGTTTCTACAGCCTCACTTGCAAACATCGGCGGCGCCGCTTCCGCTCCGATTGTCGCCTCTGCATATAATCCGTCCTATGCAGGCATCGGTGTTTTAATGGGTGTTCTCGGCGCTGCAGTCGGCAATTTCTGTGGCTTGGGTGCCGGCGCAGTTCTGCATCTTATGGCTTAA
- a CDS encoding serine hydrolase — MTAQEILKKEIEAFIKTQSGNIAVSFYDLNEKSGFSIDGEKKMLSASTIKLVIMAELMRRIHLGDLSLENKIKVTAQMKTGGDGILKALEPGHSFTLKELLTLMIIISDNEATNILIDFLSMASINQMAQTMHLKQAHLGRKMMDSKAQKAGSDNYICAEDIKDIFKSIYEGTCIDKESSKMMLDILKQQQQSNRLQLYLPEELEIAHKCGDLDCLENDGGIFLLPKHPYILVVLTNEMPTNKDGREAIGKISWIVYQAIC, encoded by the coding sequence ATGACTGCACAGGAAATACTTAAAAAGGAAATCGAAGCTTTTATCAAAACGCAAAGTGGAAACATTGCGGTTTCCTTTTACGACTTGAATGAAAAATCTGGTTTTTCAATCGACGGAGAAAAAAAGATGCTTTCTGCGAGCACAATCAAGCTGGTAATCATGGCAGAACTTATGCGCCGCATTCATTTAGGGGATCTCTCTCTGGAAAACAAAATCAAAGTAACCGCTCAAATGAAAACAGGCGGTGACGGCATTTTAAAAGCATTAGAACCTGGGCACTCCTTTACCCTTAAAGAACTCCTCACATTAATGATTATTATCAGCGACAATGAAGCAACGAATATTCTAATCGATTTTCTTAGCATGGCATCCATCAATCAAATGGCACAGACCATGCACCTCAAACAAGCACACTTAGGACGTAAAATGATGGACAGCAAAGCCCAAAAAGCCGGTTCTGACAATTATATCTGTGCCGAAGACATTAAGGATATTTTTAAAAGTATTTATGAGGGCACCTGCATCGACAAGGAATCTTCTAAAATGATGCTGGATATTTTAAAACAGCAGCAGCAGTCTAATCGGCTGCAGCTTTATCTTCCGGAAGAATTAGAAATCGCCCATAAATGCGGAGATCTTGATTGTTTGGAAAACGATGGTGGAATCTTTCTTCTCCCCAAACATCCCTACATATTAGTTGTGCTGACAAATGAAATGCCTACCAACAAAGACGGCAGAGAAGCAATCGGCAAAATTTCGTGGATCGTTTACCAAGCGATTTGCTGA
- a CDS encoding TrpB-like pyridoxal phosphate-dependent enzyme translates to MKEQKIPYKIYLKEDQIPKAWYNVRADMKNKPAPLLNPGTHQPMKAEELEHVFCKDLVSQELDNDDSYIPIPQEIQDFYKMYRPSPLVRAYCLEEKLQTPAKIYYKFEGNNTSGSHKLNSAIAQAYYAKKQGLKGVTTETGAGQWGTALSMACAYLGLDCKVYMVKVSYEQKPFRREVMRTYGASVTPSPSMDTAVGRKILQEHPGTTGSLGCAISEAVEYATTHEGYRYVLGSVLNQVLLHQSVIGLETKTAMDEYGIVPDVIIGCAGGGSNLGGLISPFMGEKLRGEKDYQFIAVEPASCPSFTRGKFAYDFCDTGMVCPLAKMYTLGSNFIPSPNHAGGLRYHGMSPILSELYHEGLIKARTVEQTSVFEAAEQFARVEGILPAPESSHAIKVAIDEALKCKETGEEKTILFGLTGTGYFDMVAYEQFNDGKMGDSIPTDQDLQEGFSRIPQFPGNEF, encoded by the coding sequence ATGAAAGAGCAAAAGATTCCCTACAAAATTTATTTAAAGGAAGATCAAATCCCGAAGGCTTGGTATAACGTGCGGGCAGATATGAAGAATAAGCCCGCCCCGCTTTTGAATCCGGGAACGCACCAGCCGATGAAAGCGGAAGAATTGGAACATGTTTTCTGCAAAGATCTGGTTTCTCAGGAACTTGATAATGATGATTCCTATATTCCGATTCCGCAGGAAATTCAGGACTTTTACAAGATGTATCGTCCGTCGCCTCTGGTACGTGCTTATTGCCTGGAAGAAAAACTTCAGACGCCGGCAAAAATCTATTATAAATTTGAAGGGAACAATACTTCCGGTTCCCACAAACTGAATTCTGCAATCGCACAGGCTTACTATGCAAAAAAGCAGGGCTTAAAGGGTGTTACGACAGAAACCGGAGCCGGGCAGTGGGGCACTGCTCTTTCAATGGCTTGTGCTTATCTTGGCCTTGACTGTAAAGTCTATATGGTAAAGGTCAGCTATGAGCAGAAGCCATTCCGCAGAGAAGTCATGAGAACTTATGGCGCGTCGGTGACCCCCAGTCCTTCTATGGATACAGCGGTGGGCAGAAAAATTTTACAGGAACACCCAGGAACAACCGGAAGCCTTGGCTGTGCAATTTCCGAAGCGGTCGAATATGCGACAACTCATGAAGGCTACCGCTATGTGCTCGGTTCAGTGCTGAATCAGGTACTGCTCCATCAGTCGGTGATTGGCTTGGAGACAAAAACAGCGATGGATGAGTATGGAATTGTTCCGGATGTCATTATTGGCTGCGCAGGCGGCGGTTCAAACTTGGGAGGCCTTATTTCGCCCTTTATGGGAGAAAAACTCCGCGGAGAAAAAGATTATCAGTTTATTGCGGTGGAACCTGCTTCCTGTCCTTCTTTTACCAGAGGAAAGTTTGCCTATGATTTCTGCGATACCGGAATGGTATGTCCGCTTGCCAAAATGTATACGCTGGGCAGTAATTTTATTCCGAGCCCAAATCATGCAGGCGGTCTTCGGTATCATGGAATGAGCCCGATCCTTTCAGAGTTGTATCATGAGGGATTGATTAAGGCGCGAACGGTTGAACAGACATCTGTCTTTGAAGCGGCGGAACAATTTGCCCGCGTTGAAGGGATTTTACCTGCGCCGGAATCCAGTCATGCAATTAAGGTAGCTATTGACGAAGCGTTAAAATGCAAAGAAACCGGCGAAGAAAAAACGATTCTTTTTGGCCTCACTGGTACCGGATATTTTGATATGGTTGCTTATGAGCAGTTTAATGACGGCAAAATGGGCGATTCGATTCCTACGGATCAAGACCTGCAGGAGGGATTCTCCAGAATTCCCCAGTTTCCAGGGAATGAATTCTAA
- a CDS encoding YdcF family protein, with the protein MKKNKLGRITRLGLEIVFAALAVLMVIPLFFRTWNAGSLFFLTLGIFGLTVCIFWKKVLRFVCAKRKRRILFYGLLGLFATGICWCIALSFFISRAKPEIPAEKENLPVLILGSKVDGTEPSADLQKRIDTAADWLLSHPNSIAVACGGKGTGEEVTEAEVIREKLLKKEIEPDRILLENRSVNTEQNLFYAQKVLLENNLPNKEVLLLTDDYHLYRALLIAKQNELTAWGISVSTPPLVFPALFARELFAVTKYFMLG; encoded by the coding sequence ATGAAAAAGAATAAACTTGGACGAATTACTCGCTTGGGATTAGAAATCGTTTTTGCAGCGCTTGCAGTTTTGATGGTAATCCCGCTTTTCTTTCGCACATGGAATGCAGGAAGTCTGTTCTTCCTGACACTTGGAATTTTTGGACTAACAGTTTGTATTTTTTGGAAAAAAGTGCTTCGATTTGTCTGTGCCAAAAGAAAAAGACGTATCCTATTTTATGGATTGCTCGGGCTCTTTGCTACCGGAATCTGCTGGTGTATCGCACTAAGCTTTTTTATTAGCAGGGCAAAACCGGAGATCCCGGCGGAAAAAGAAAATTTACCGGTTCTGATTCTTGGCAGTAAAGTTGACGGGACAGAACCGAGCGCAGATTTGCAAAAGCGCATTGATACAGCGGCAGACTGGCTTTTATCTCATCCAAACTCGATTGCAGTTGCCTGCGGTGGGAAGGGAACTGGAGAAGAAGTTACGGAAGCCGAAGTGATCAGAGAGAAATTACTTAAAAAGGAAATAGAGCCGGATCGAATTCTTTTGGAAAATCGATCGGTTAATACGGAGCAGAATCTTTTTTATGCCCAAAAAGTACTTTTAGAAAACAATCTTCCTAATAAAGAAGTTTTGCTTCTTACCGATGATTATCATCTATATCGTGCACTTTTGATTGCAAAACAAAATGAGCTTACGGCATGGGGAATCAGCGTTTCTACTCCACCTTTGGTTTTTCCGGCACTCTTTGCAAGAGAACTATTTGCAGTGACAAAATATTTTATGCTTGGATAG
- the serC gene encoding 3-phosphoserine/phosphohydroxythreonine transaminase, which produces MKRVYNFSAGPSMLPEEVLRRAADEMMDYKGCGQSVMEMSHRSKIFQSIIDSAESLLREVMNIPDNYKVLFLQGGGSTQFAMIPFNLMTGSGKADYVLTGQWATKAYKEAARYGDAKAIASSKDKTFTYIPKLDPSTFTPDADYFYICMNNTIYGTKYHTLPATGSVPLVADISSCICSEPIDISKFGLVFAGAQKNLAPAGLTIVIVREDLVGHAMEKTPTMLNYKTHVDGGSMFNTPPCYTIYICELVLEWIKNTIGGLENMKALNEKKAKLLYDFLDSSKLFHGTVVPEDRSLMNVPFVTGSDDLNAKFVAQATDAGMVNLKGHRTVGGMRASIYNAMPYEGVETLVDFMKKFEKANG; this is translated from the coding sequence ATGAAACGCGTGTATAACTTTTCCGCTGGTCCTTCCATGCTCCCTGAGGAAGTTCTCCGCCGTGCAGCCGATGAAATGATGGATTACAAGGGCTGTGGCCAGTCAGTGATGGAGATGTCCCATCGATCTAAAATCTTCCAGAGCATCATCGACAGTGCGGAGAGTCTCCTCCGTGAAGTCATGAATATTCCGGACAATTATAAGGTGCTGTTCCTACAGGGCGGCGGTTCCACACAGTTTGCTATGATTCCTTTTAACCTGATGACAGGTTCTGGAAAAGCAGATTATGTTCTGACCGGCCAGTGGGCTACAAAAGCTTATAAAGAAGCTGCCCGTTATGGTGATGCAAAGGCGATTGCAAGTTCCAAGGATAAAACTTTCACCTATATTCCGAAGTTGGATCCTTCTACTTTCACCCCCGATGCGGATTATTTTTATATCTGCATGAACAACACCATTTACGGTACAAAATATCATACACTGCCTGCTACCGGTTCTGTTCCGCTGGTCGCCGATATCTCCTCCTGCATCTGCAGTGAGCCGATTGACATCAGCAAATTCGGTCTGGTTTTTGCGGGCGCACAGAAGAATCTTGCTCCTGCAGGCCTTACAATTGTGATTGTCCGCGAAGACCTCGTCGGACACGCGATGGAAAAGACCCCAACCATGCTTAATTACAAGACACATGTAGATGGCGGAAGTATGTTTAATACTCCTCCCTGCTACACAATTTATATCTGTGAACTTGTCCTTGAATGGATTAAAAATACGATTGGCGGCCTTGAAAACATGAAGGCTCTGAACGAAAAGAAAGCAAAACTGCTCTATGATTTTCTCGACAGCAGCAAGCTTTTCCACGGCACTGTTGTTCCAGAAGACCGCAGCCTGATGAATGTTCCATTCGTAACGGGCAGTGACGATCTTAATGCTAAATTTGTCGCTCAAGCAACTGATGCTGGTATGGTTAACCTCAAAGGTCACCGCACAGTTGGCGGTATGCGTGCTTCCATTTATAATGCAATGCCTTATGAAGGCGTTGAGACGCTGGTCGATTTCATGAAAAAATTTGAAAAGGCAAACGGCTAA
- a CDS encoding phosphoglycerate dehydrogenase, with product MYQIQYLNKISKAGTERFTDNYTVGEEVQNPDAIMVRSANMLEMELPQKLLAIARAGAGVNNIPLDKCSEKGIVVFNTPGANANAVKELVLCGLLLSSRRIVPAAEWCKTLKGKGAEVPKLIEKGKSQFVGPEIKGKALGVIGLGAIGVLVANAAKSLGMEVYGYDPYLSVDAAWGLSRSIHHAQTLDDIWANCDYITIHVPQTPDTKGMICKEAISKMKDHVRILNFARGGLVDSDSILEGIKSGKVASYATDFPNDEMIGVDGIIAIPHLGASTPESEDNCARMAANELRDYLENGNIRNSVNMPMVSMARDKSTQRICVLHRNMPNTISRFSGILADMGINIENMQSKSRKEYAYTIVDVTGDIANEAAQKLQSLDEVIRARVIK from the coding sequence ATGTATCAGATTCAATATCTTAATAAAATTTCGAAAGCCGGAACTGAACGCTTTACCGACAACTATACCGTCGGCGAAGAAGTTCAGAACCCGGACGCTATTATGGTTCGTTCCGCTAATATGCTGGAAATGGAACTGCCCCAAAAACTTTTGGCAATTGCCCGTGCAGGAGCCGGCGTCAATAATATTCCACTCGATAAATGCAGTGAAAAAGGAATTGTCGTCTTCAATACTCCTGGCGCAAACGCTAACGCAGTAAAAGAGCTGGTCCTCTGCGGACTGCTTCTTTCTTCCCGTCGGATTGTTCCTGCCGCCGAATGGTGCAAAACGCTCAAAGGAAAGGGTGCTGAAGTCCCGAAGTTAATTGAAAAAGGCAAGTCCCAGTTTGTTGGCCCCGAAATTAAAGGGAAAGCGCTCGGAGTGATTGGGCTCGGTGCAATTGGTGTGCTTGTTGCCAACGCTGCCAAATCATTGGGGATGGAAGTCTATGGTTATGATCCTTATCTTTCGGTAGATGCCGCATGGGGACTTTCCCGCTCCATTCATCATGCACAGACCCTCGATGACATCTGGGCAAATTGTGATTATATTACCATTCATGTTCCTCAGACGCCGGACACCAAAGGCATGATCTGCAAAGAAGCGATCTCCAAAATGAAAGACCATGTTCGGATTTTGAACTTTGCCCGCGGCGGACTTGTTGATTCCGATTCTATTTTAGAAGGCATAAAATCCGGAAAAGTTGCTTCTTATGCTACAGACTTTCCAAATGATGAGATGATTGGTGTCGATGGAATTATTGCAATTCCGCACTTAGGAGCTTCCACACCAGAGAGCGAAGACAACTGCGCACGTATGGCAGCAAACGAACTCCGTGATTATCTGGAAAACGGAAATATCCGCAACAGTGTCAACATGCCGATGGTTTCCATGGCACGGGATAAGAGCACACAGCGCATTTGCGTTCTGCACCGCAATATGCCAAATACGATCAGCCGTTTTTCCGGGATTTTGGCCGATATGGGAATTAATATTGAGAACATGCAGTCCAAATCCAGAAAAGAATATGCTTACACGATTGTCGATGTTACCGGTGATATTGCTAATGAAGCTGCACAAAAACTACAGTCTTTGGATGAAGTCATTCGCGCACGGGTAATTAAATAA
- the nagA gene encoding N-acetylglucosamine-6-phosphate deacetylase: MVLKNGEFFAEDFSIVKGDIEFQNGMITNIGKSLEGEQIDCSGCLIAPGFIDLHVHGCGGYDVCDKDSQSVTKMAHWLAQHGIVAFCPATMTMSHSSILNALQKIKRAMDLPQKDSAQILGAYLEGPFISPKKKGMQQEENIKRPDFSLFREYWESSGHSIRIACLAPEEPGAEQFAAFAQNFCSLSIAHSAANYEQAQEAFSWGIHHVTHLFNGMNEFHHRAPGVVGAVWDTPNITAELICDGIHIHPSALRAAFRLFGKEQICVVSDGMCAAGMPDGIYEFGGQQVIVKEHKAVLLDGTLAGSVTNLLEEVQNLIRFGIPLSRIIRSVTLNPASVLGEDQTRGSIQIGKRADFTILKKAGFSLAYTICNGNIVAHSFHT, translated from the coding sequence ATCACAAACATTGGAAAGTCGTTGGAAGGAGAGCAGATAGACTGCAGTGGTTGCTTGATTGCCCCTGGATTTATTGATCTGCATGTTCACGGCTGCGGCGGTTATGATGTGTGTGATAAGGATTCTCAGAGTGTAACAAAAATGGCACATTGGCTGGCTCAGCATGGGATTGTTGCTTTTTGTCCTGCTACCATGACGATGTCGCATTCATCGATTTTAAATGCTTTGCAGAAAATTAAAAGAGCAATGGATTTGCCGCAGAAAGATAGTGCCCAAATTTTGGGCGCCTATTTGGAAGGACCCTTTATTAGCCCCAAGAAAAAAGGGATGCAGCAAGAAGAAAATATTAAGAGACCAGACTTTTCGCTTTTTAGAGAATACTGGGAGTCTTCCGGCCACTCGATTCGAATTGCTTGTCTTGCGCCGGAAGAGCCGGGTGCCGAACAGTTTGCTGCTTTTGCACAAAATTTTTGTTCACTCAGTATTGCACATTCGGCGGCAAATTATGAACAGGCGCAAGAAGCGTTCTCATGGGGGATTCATCATGTGACACACCTTTTTAATGGAATGAATGAATTCCATCACAGGGCGCCCGGAGTGGTCGGTGCGGTGTGGGACACTCCCAACATTACAGCGGAATTGATTTGTGATGGCATTCACATTCATCCTTCTGCATTACGAGCGGCATTTCGCCTTTTCGGAAAAGAGCAAATCTGTGTGGTCAGCGACGGTATGTGTGCAGCGGGTATGCCCGATGGAATTTATGAATTCGGCGGGCAGCAGGTGATCGTAAAAGAACATAAAGCGGTGCTTTTGGATGGAACTTTAGCAGGTTCCGTTACAAATTTATTGGAAGAAGTGCAGAATCTAATTCGGTTTGGAATTCCGCTTTCTCGGATTATTCGAAGTGTGACACTTAATCCGGCTTCTGTACTTGGAGAAGATCAGACACGCGGCAGTATTCAAATTGGAAAACGTGCTGATTTTACGATTCTGAAGAAGGCGGGATTTTCACTTGCGTACACCATTTGTAATGGGAATATTGTAGCCCATTCCTTTCATACATAA